Within the Acidipropionibacterium acidipropionici genome, the region CGGCCTCGGCCTGCCGGGCCATCGCCCGCTGCATCGCCTCGGGAATCTCCACATCCTTGATCTCCACCACCGAGACGTCGACCCCCCAGGGCTGGGTCTGGACCTCGATGATCTCCCGAAGGTCCGCGTTGAGCTGCTCGCGGTGGGCCAGCAGGGTGTCCAGGTCGGCGCGGCCGAGCACACTGCGCAGAGTGGTCTGGGCGATCTGGCTGGTGGCCACGGCGTAGTTCTCGACATTCATCACGGCATCGGTGGCATCGGTGACGTTGAACAGCACCACCGCGTTCACCCGGGCCGGGACATTGTCCTGGGTGATGACCTCCTGGGGCGGGATCGTCAGGGTCACCGTCCTGGTGTCGACGCGGACCAGCCTGTCGAGTCCCGGGACGATGAAGACCAGCCCGGCCCCGTGCAGGGGCCTCAGCCGGCCCAGCCGGAAGATCACCGCACGCTCGTACTCGGGGATGATCTTGAGGCAGGTCACCAGGATCCCGGCGACGAGTACCACTACGGCGATCGTCGTGAAGAGCCATTCCGTGTGATTCATCGAGGACCTCCGGTCCTGAAGGTGTCGGTACTGTGGTCGGTGCCGTAGCGGGTGCGCCCGCTCGACCAGCGGGAGCTGTACCGCCGGATCAGGTGCGCGGCCTCGTCGGCGGCACGATCGGTGAGCGGCCGGCCACCCGCGCCCAGGGTCACGCTCCGGGAGCGGGGACCCATCGTCTCGTCGAAACCGGCGTCGGATGACGCCGAGGACTCGATCGGGATCTCGTCGGGTATCGAGACCGGCTTGTTGCGCAGTGATCGGGCCATCGGCCAGGCCGCAAGGGCGACCACCACCAGGGTGGCCGTCAGCGTCACGTACTCCGCGACGCTGCGGGCCGCGATGAGCATCGCGGCCGGCAGCACGAAGGCGGCCGCGAGGATGCACAGGCTCATCCCCCGGTGGAACATGCCGGCCTCCGAGTAGGGCCACGGATCCACCGGGGCGGTGATCTCCCGGGCGTCGACGCCGGGGGCGCAGGCGTCCTTGACCGGGCAGCGTCCGCAGATCTCGTGCTGGCCCCGGTAGCGGATGACCCGTTTCTCCGGGTCGAAGCTCGCCGGCCACAGCCAGTGATCCTCGTGGCATTTCCAGGCGCCGTTGTCCTCGTGGAAGACGAAGTTGGTCTCCTTCCATTGACGCGATCGTCGGGCGCTGCGCTGTCCCAGGACGTCGAGGAGCCAGGCCACGCCGATCAGCAGACCGGCGTAGCCGCACACCAGGAAGATCTCCAGGGAGGTGGTCACGACCGCGGACCCTCAGTGGTCGCGTGCTCTGCGCCATCGGCCGGTGACGGGTCATTCCCGGCGGGCCCGGGAACGGTGAACAGGCTCTCCACCGGCAGCTCGTCGACGGTCTTGCCGCGGTTGCGGAACCGCCATCCCTGGAAGGCCATCCAGAGGAAGGGCAGCACGCCGCCGACGATGAAGACGATGTCTCCGGGCATCCTCATCCACTCCAGGACGGAGTTGCGGTGAGAGGTGATGTAGTTCAGCGATCTCGCCTCGAAGTAGCCGGCGCCGACCGCATGGTAGAGCTGCAGCAGGCCGAGCGGCAGCAGGGTGACGAAGACCATCCAGATCAGCCCGATGTTGGTGCACCAGAAGGAGATCTTCGCCAGCTTGTCGTTCCACTTCTCCTCGGGAATGAGGTAGCGCAGCGCGAACATCCCCAGGGCCAGGGCCAGCATGCCGTAGACGCCCATCATGGCGCCGTGGGCGTGGTTGGCGGTGAGTGCCGTGCCGATCTCGTAGTAGGAGACGATCGGCAGGTTGATGATGAAGCCGAAGACGCCGGCCCCCACGAAGTTCCAGAATCCCACGGCGACCAGGAACATCACGCACCAGCGGTGCGGGAAGGGGGTCTTCGACTGGGACTCCTGACGCGCTCCCAGCTGCATGAAGGCCCACGCCTCGACGGTGAGGAAGGTCAACGGGATGACCTCCGCCGCCGAGAAGAAGGCGCCCACGGCCATGCTCGAGCTCGGGGTGCCCGAGAAGTACAGGTGGTGCATGGTGCCCAGCACCCCGCCAGCCGAGTAGAGGATGACGTCCATGTAGATGATGCCCAGGGCGACCTTCTCCCGGACCACGCCGAGCATCACGAAGATGTAGGCCACCAGGACGGTGGTGAACAGCTCGAGGAAGTCCTCCACCCACAGGTGCACCACCCAGAACCGCCAGAACTCGGCCACCGACAGATGGCTGCCCGAGGTGGCGAGCTGGCCGACGGCGTAGAAGGCCGGGATCGACAGGGCCGAGAAGAAGAAGACCCAGGGCATGTTCCCCCGCGACTCGCCCTTGAGGCGGCCGCGGATCGAGCGCCAGATGATGAAGACCCACAGGAACATGCCGACGGTGAGCAGCGTCTGGTAGAGCCGCGGCAGGTCGAGATACTCCCACTGCTGGCCGAAGAGCGGTCCGCGCGCCCAGGACACCCCGTAGATGGACAGCATCTCCGAGCCCAGGGAGCCGAACACGACGATCGCCACGGCCGCCAGGAGCACTCCGGTCCAGCGCCCCTGGTGCTTCGGCTCGCGCCCGGAGATGAAGGGGGCCAGGAAGATGCCGCCGGCCAGGAAGGCCGCGGCCGTCCAGAACAGGGAGAGCTGGACGTGCCAGGTCCGGGCCAGGTTGTAGGGGAACCAGCTGGCCAGGTCGAAGCCGAAGAAGCTGGTGAGGTCGGAGCGGTAGTGTTCGGCGGCCGCTCCGACGATCGTCTGCATGAAGAACAGTGCGGCGATCACCAGGAAGAACCAGGAGCACATCCGCTGGGACTTCGTGAGGCCCACGTCCCTGGGCCGGATGAAGGACAGGGACGGCACCTCGGAGGCGTGCCAGCCGATGGTGCGGCTCCAGCGGCCGTAGATCGCGAACATGATCCCGGTGCCGCCGATGAGGACGATGAGGGACAGCGCCGACCACAGCACCATGTCGGCGGTCGGCTTGTTGTCGACACGGGACTCGGAGGGCCAGTTGTTCGTGTACGAGTAGTTCTTCCCGGGACGGTCCGCGGCCGAGGCCCAGGCGGTCCATGCGAAGAAGCTGGTGAGCTGTTTGGCCTGGACGGGGTCCTTGATGTTGTCGGCCAGAAGGCCCAAGTTGTGGGAGTTCTTGCCGAAGTAGTCGGTGTAGTAGCGCACCAGGTCCTGGTAGGCCGAGGCCTGCTGGGGGGAGAAGGTCAGCACGCCGGTCTTCTCGTCGTAGCGGTTGGTGCGCCAGTCGGCCTTGTTGGCCTCCGTCGGATCGTGGGCGCCCGCCTCCCGGCGCTGCTGGAGGGTGTTGTCGGTGGCGCGCCTGAGGTAGTCGGCGGTGAAATCGGGGCCGAGGTAGCCGCCGTGGCCGACGATCGACCCGTACTCCATCAGCCCCCGGTTCTGGAATATGACCTGACCTGCGGTGATGTCGGCCTTGGTGAACAGTTCGGTGCCCTCGGTCGTGGCGACCTTCTCGGGCATCGGCATCGAGTCGGTGTAGGTGGCCCATGTGACGGCACCCATGATCGTGAAGCCGAGCAGCATCACCAGGACGACGCCCTGGATCCAGCCCTTGCCCACGACCATGGGCCGGCGCGTCGATGACACCACCTTCGTTGTGTTCGTCATGGGCAGCACTCTAGTAATTGAGGATCCACTACCCGATAAATCTGGAGAATCCGTTGCCCTCGGTCCTCGCGGGTCGTCCTCACAGGCGGTCCGGGTCCCGGATCCGGAGACGAGATTCCCGCTCAACGGGGATATGAGGCGCTGGGCGACGATCATCCCCGTTGAGCGGGAATCACGTCTCGCGAGCACCGCTCGGGACCCGGGCTCCGGTTCTCCGCCGGACCGATGCATCGCGTGCGGGCCCCCGACCTGGGTTTTCCACAGGGTGGGTGGTTCGGACGGTTTCCAAGGAGTTATCCACAGATGTCCGGCCGAACGACAGTTCCGTCGGGTGGCCGCGATAACTGGGGTATGGAACTGCTTTCGATCCTTCATGCCCAGGGAGTGGTCTCGCTACCCAGCGCCGGCCCGCTCTCCCGCCAGGCTCGCCGAGCGGTGGCGAACGGGCTCGCCGTCCGTCCACTGCCGGGTGTCGTCATGGACGCGGCTCTCGTCGACAATCCCGACGCATGGATCCGCGCGGCCAGGTGCTGGCGGCCCGACGCCGTCCTGACCGGGAGAGCGGCTCTGCGAGCCCAGTGCCTGCCCCGGATCTCCCTGGATGGCGTCGACCTGCTCGTCCCTCACACGTTGTCCGACCGGCCACGGGTGCGAGGACATCGTGAGACTCTTCCCGACGAACTCGTCAGCACGGTGCGAGGCGGGCCAACCGCCACGGCCGCGGCCGCCTGCCTCTTCCTGGGGGAGCGCGGGGACTGGGACGCGGTGTGCTTGGCCCTGCGCAAGCGCAAGGTCGCCCCGGACCAGATCGAGGCCGCGAGGGCGATGCTGCCCCGTCGACGCGATGCGCAGGCGCTGGACAGGGTCGTGCGCCTCACCAGGGGCAACCCGTGGTCCGTGGCGGAGATCGAGATGCAGGAACTGTGGCGGCTGACCCGGGTGACCGGTTGGCGGGGGAATCTGGAGACGGTCGTGAGATCGGAGGACGAGCGGCACTGGATCTCGGAGAAGACCTACTACTTGGACGGAGCCTTCCAGGAGGAGATGCTCGATGTCGAGATGAACGGGCGCGAGTTCCACGACACGAGCGAATCGTTCGAGTCGGACGCCGCGAAGATCAGGGCGCTCACCGCGATCGGTTGGACCGTGATGCCGGTCACGCCCACCCAGATGCGGCAGGACCCCAGGGGTTTCCTCGAGGATGTGGTGTCCCGCCTCCACCGCAGGCATCGGCCCGTATCGCTGCCCCGAAACATCACATATCGTCCTGATCTTCCGGGAATCTGGGAGCTCGGGTGACGAGAATCCCGCTCAACGGGGATATGAGGCGCTGCGGGGGCGCGGAACCCCGTTGAGCGGGAAATCGGTCTTGCCGGCGCTGATGGCACCCCGCCTCGCCAGCTTCTAGGCTGTGTCCATGAGTCTTGCCGAGCGAAAAACTGAACTGGAAGTCAGAGTCGACGACCTGTTGGAGCCCACCATCGAGGAGCTGACGACCCTGGTCGCGATCCGCTCGGTGAGCTCCCAGGAGCCCGACGGGGTGGTGGCCAATGCCGAGCACATCGCCGATCTGGCGCGTGGAGCCGGTGCCGCCGACGCCTCCGTGGTCACCGAGGGGGGCGGCCTGCCGGCCGTCATCGCCCACTGGCCGGCCCCCGAGGGGAAGCCCACCGTGCTGCTCTACTCCCACGGCGATGTGCAGCCCACCGGGGACCTGTCGGAGTGGCACACCGAGCCCTTCGTCGCGACCCGCAAGGGGGACCGTCTCTACGGCCGCGGCACCGCCGACGACAAGGGCGGGGTCGCCGCCCATCTGGCCGCCATCCGCGCCTTCGACGGGAAACCCCCGGTCGGGGTCACCCTGTTCATCGAGGGCGAGGAGGAGATCGGCTCCCCGTCGATGGCCAGGATCATCGAGGCCCACAAGGAGGAGCTGGCCGCCGACGTCATCGTCATCGCCGACTCGGTGAACTGGGACCAGGGCGAGCCCTCCCTGACCACCAGCCTGCGCGGCGTCGCCGACTGCGTCGTCGAGGTGCGCACCCTCGACCACGCGCTGCACTCGGGGCAGTTCGGCGGCATCGTCCCCGACGCCCTGACCACCCTGTGCCGGCTGCTCGCCACCCTCCACGACGAGGACGGGGAGGTGGCCGTCGACGGGCTGGCAGCATTCTCCGGCCCGGATCTGGAGTACCCGGAGGACCGCCTTCGCACCGAGACCGCGATCCTGGACGGCGTCCAGTGGGTCGGAAAGGGATCCTTCGTCGAGCGGATGTGGACCAAGCCCTCGGTGTCGGTGCTCGCCATCGACGCCACACCGGTGGCCCAGGCGATCAACATCCTGCCCGCCACCGCCCGCGCAAAGGTGGGTCTTCGGGTGGCCCCCGGCGATGACGCCGCACAGGCCCTCAAGGCCCTGGTGCACCACCTCGAGACCCACGCGGAGTTCGGCGCCCATGTCACCGTGACCCCCGGCGAGACCGGCGCCCCCGGCATCGTCAGGGCCGGCCGCCACACCGGAGCGGTGGTCAACGAGGCGTTCAAGCTGGCCTGGGGCCAGGAGCCCGTGGAGATGGGCACCGGCGGTGCGATCCCGCTGGTCACAGACCTGCAGAACACCTTCCCCGACGCCACGGTGCTCGTCACCGCCGTCACCGATCCCGACTCGCGGATGCACGGCATCGACGAATCCCTCCACCTGGGAGACTTCCGCAGGGCCATCCTCACCGAGGCCCTGCTGCTCGCCGGGCTCGCCGAGTAGCCGTCGGCAGCTGCGCGCAACCGGTCACAGGCGGCCGCGTGTTTCTGGCGGGAGGACAGGCCCTGCCGTCGGCGTAAGCTTGCTGCTACGCCGTCAGGCAGGGCTTTTCCGCGTCACAGAAGGGTGGGGTGACGTGGGCAGCGCCGTCCCGTGAGGAGCCCCCTTGTCCGCGATCCCCTACTCCCGCCTGTTCTCCTACTCCGGCCCCGCCTTCGTCGCCGTCGGATTCGGCGCCCGCCTGCCGCTGGCGATGAGCCAGTTGGGCACCATGCTGCTGGTCTCCAGCCCGATGGTGGCCGGCCGGATGGGGCCCGGCGGGGTGGCCGCCGGGGCGGTGGCCCTGGCCAATGCCGTCGGTTCCCCGATCTTCGGTTCGCTGACCGACCGCCGAGGGCAGCGCGGCATCCTGCTGCTCCAGTCCCTGGTCGGGGGCGCCGCCCTGGTGATCGAGGCGGCGGCCGCGGTGCTCGGCGCTCCGTGGGCCCTGGTGGCCCTCATCGGCGCCGTCGCCGGATTCTTCATGCCCCAGGTCGGCACTATGGCCAGGGTCCGCTGGCGGGCCGTGGCCGCCGCCCACCCCGATCAGAAGGCCGGGATCCTGGAGACCTCCTTCGCCTGGGAGGGCTCGGCCGACGAGGCCTCCTTCGCCCTCGGCCCGGCGCTGACCGGCATCCTGGCGGTGGCGCTGGGTCCCGTACCGGCCATCGTCGGCGCGGGCGTGATGCTCGTCGTGCTGGGATCCTGGTTCGCCGTCCACCCGACGGTGCGCATGGTCACCGCGGCCACGGCCCCCGGCGCGCAGACCTCCCCGACGGCCGGCGCTCGGCGCGAGCCCGTCCTCACTCCCGGCGTCGTGTCGGCCCTGGTGGGGCTGCTCATGATCGGGACGATCTTCGGCTCGGTGCAGACCGGCACCACCACACTGGCCACCGCCGAGGGACGTCCGGGCCTGGCCGGCCTGCTGCACGCCCTGCTGTCGGTGGGCAGCGCCACCGCCGGCCTGCTGCTGCCCAGGCTGGCGCGGCGGATCGGCCTGGTGCGCCGCTGGCACATCTTCGCCACCGCCCTGGCGATCCTGGCGCTGCCGCTGCTGGCGGTCGGGTCGTTGAGTGTGCTGGTGCCCGAACTGCTGGTCCTCGGGCTGGCCGTGGCGCCCTACCTCATCACCCTCTACTCGGTGGCCGAGCGGGCTGCGAGGCCCACCCGGATCGGCGCGGTGATGACGCTGCTGGCGGCCACCACGAGCCTCGGCTACTCCCTGGGCACCTCGATCGCCGGCAGGCTGGCCGATCTGGGGGGCCACACACCGGCCTACGCGGTCACCGTGACCGCGGCCCTGGTGGCCTGTCTGCTGGGCTGGCTCCTCGCGGCCAGGGTGACGCCGGGGCAGCAACGCGCCGTCCCCGACGAGGGCCCGGCGGGGAAGCCCACGGTGGACTGAGGACGCCGTCGGCGCGAAGCTGCGATAGCTTGGGTCCGTGACCCGCGCTGACGGACTACTCACCGCAGACCTCGATCCCCAGGACCATGGTCCCCAGGACGCATGTGGCGTCATCGGGATCTACTCCCCCGGGGAGGAGGTCGCCCAACTCCTCTACTTCGGCATGTACGCCCTCCAGCACCGCGGCCAGGAATCGGCCGGTATGGCGGTGTCCGACGGGGACCGCACGATGGTGTTCAAGGACATGGGACTCGTCTCCCAGGTCTTCGACGAGGCCACCCTCAACGCCCTGCGCGGCGGCCTGGGGATCGGTCACACCCGCTACTCGACGACCGGGTCCAGCGTCTGGGACAATGCCCAACCCACCATCCGCTCCCGGCCCGGTGGCGGCGGCCTGGCGCTGGCGCACAACGGCAACCTCACCAATTCCGAGGAGCTCGAGACGCTCATCGCCCAGCGCGATCCCCACGCCGTGGTGCCGCACAAGGACCGGATGGACTCCACCTCCGACACCACCCTCATGACGGCCCTGATGGCCACCTACGAGGGCCCCCTCGACGAGATCGCCGCCCAGGTGCTGCCGATCCTCAAGGGGGCGTTCAGCCTGGTCTTCATGGACGACACCACGCTGTGCGCCGCCCGCGATCCCCAGGGCATCCGGCCGCTGGTGCTGGGACGTCTCCAGGGCGGCTGGGTGGTGGCCTCCGAGACCGCCGCGATCGACATCGTCGGGGCCACCTTCGTCCGCGAGATCGAGCCCGGCGAGATGATCACCATCAGTGCCGCCGGCCTGCGAAGTGCCCGATTCGCGCCGGCCCGCCCCAAGGGCTGCATCTTCGAGTACGTCTACCTGGCCCGCCCCGACACCGTCATCGCCGACCGGCGGATCCACAACGTGCGGGTCAAGATCGGCAAGATCCTGGCCGACGAGGCCCCCGCCGACGCCGACCTGGTGATCCCGGTGCCCGAGTCCGGCACACCGGCCGCCATCGGCTACGCCGACGAGTCCGGCATCAAGTACGGCATGGGGCTGGTGAAGAACTCCTATGTGGGGCGTACCTTCATCCAGCCCTCCCAGACCCTGCGCAACCTCGGCATCCGGCTCAAGCTCAACCCGCTGCGGGACGTCATCGAGGGCAAGAGACTGGTGGTCGTCGACGACTCGATCGTCCGCGGCAACACCCAGCGCCAGCTCGTGCGGATGCTGCGCGAGGCCGGCGCCAAGGAGGTCCACGTGAGGATCTCCTCCCCGCCGGTGAAGTGGCCCTGCTTCTACGGCATCGACTTCGCCACCCGGGCCCAGCTCATCGCCGCGGGCCTGTCCACCGACGAGATCTGCCGCTCCATCGGCGCCGACTCACTGGCCTATGTGAGTCTCGAGGGCCTCATCTCGGCCACCCATGTGCCGGCCGACAACCTATGCCGGGCCTGCTTCGACGGCGTCTACCCGGTGCAGGTGCCCCGCGGGGTCGAGCACATGCTGGCCGACTCCTCGTCGGCCGCCCAGCCGGACCAGCCCACACTTCCCCAGGAATTCGAGGGAGACCAGTCATGACCCCTGAGATCAGCACCTCCGACGCCACCCCCTCCGCGTACTCCCTGGCGGGGGTCGACATCGCGGCCGGAGAGCGCGCCGTGACCCTCATGAAGGAGCACGTCGCCCGCACCCACCGGCCGGAGGTGATGGGCGGTCTGGGCGGTTTCGCCGGCTTCTTCGACGCCTCGGCGCTGACCGGCTACCGGCATCCGGTGCTGGCCACCTCCACCGACGGGGTGGGCACCAAGGTGGCGATCGCCCAGGCGATGGACGTCCACGACACCATCGGCTTCGACCTCATCGGGATGCTCGTCGACGACCTGGTCGTGGTGGGTGCCGAACCGTGGTTCGTCACCGACTACATCGCATGCGGGCACGTCCGTCCGGAACGGATCGCCGACGTCGTCAAGGGCATCGCGGCGGCCTGCCAGAAGGCCGGATGCGCCCTGCTGGGAGGGGAGACGGCCGAGCACCCCGGGCTGCTCGCCCCCGACGAGTACGACGTCGCCGGGGCCACCACCGGCGCCGTCGAGAAGGACGACATCCTCGGCCCGGAACGGGTCGCAGAGGGCGACGCCCTGGTCGCGGTGGCCTCCTCGGGGCTGCACTCCAACGGCTACTCCCTGGTGCGCAACGTGCTGCTGGCCCAGGCCGGCTGGACACTCGAGCGGAACGTCCCCGAACTCGGCCGCACCCTCGGTGAGGAGCTGCTCACCCCGACCACCGTCTATGCCGCGGACCTGCTGGCCCTCATCAAGGAGGTGCCGGTGCACGCCATGAGCCACATCACCGGGGGCGGCCTGGCCAACAACCTCTCCCGGGTGCTCCCCGAGCATCTGGGGGCCACGGTGGAGCGCGACACCTGGGCCCCCGCCCCGATCTTCGGGCTCGTCCAGGAGGTCGGGACGGTGAGCCGGCCCGACCTGGAGGCGACCCTCAATATGGGTGTGGGGATGGTCCTGGTGCTTCCGGCCGACCGCGCCAACGAGGCCGTCAGCCGGCTTGCCGGCCGTGGCCTGGGCGCCTGGAGGTGCGGAACGGTCGGTCCGAGGCCCGCGGACGGCGACGCCGCGGTTCAGCTTGTGGGGAACTACTTGGTGGGCTGAGGCGGACGCGCGGACTCACAGGCCGGGCACTTTGTCAGTAGTGTCCCGGCTCGGGTAACCTGTGTCTCACGACAGTACATGACACGCGCGCGGCAATGCCGCGACGAACGAAGCGAGGGGGTCGACCCATATGGGGCGCGGCCGTGCAAAGGCGAAGCAGACCAAGGTTGCTCGCGATCTGAAATATCGCTCGGTTGATATGGATCTCGAGTCCTTGGAGCGCGAATTGAGAGGCGACCAGGCTCGCGAGAGTCAGGATGACGGGGATGATGAGCTCTCCGACAAGTACGCCGACCTGGCTGAGAAGTACGCCCATTACGGAGACGACGACCAGTGATCGCGCGCCTGCGGCCGGAACCCGGCCGCAGGCGGATCCTGCTTCTCGCACCGGCCCTCCGGTACGTCGATGAGATGGGGCGCTGACCCGCTGGTCGCAGGTTTCCAGTCCGCCCGGATCGCTCTTCCCGAGGCCGAGCGCGTCGCCGGGGATCCCGATGAGCTGCACGCCACCCTGATCCGCGGCCATGATCCGCGGCGCAGACGGGCGCTGCTCTACATCCACGGCTGGTCGGACTGCTTCTATCAGGCTCACCTGGCCGACGAGGTCGAATCCTGGGGGATGGACTTCCACGCCCTGGATCTGCGCCGCTACGGGCGCAGCCTTGAGACGGGGCAGCTGGCCGGGTGGATCGACAACCTGGACGACTACGCCCTGGAGATCGACGCCTCGCTGGCGGCGATCGGCGCCGACCATGACCAGATCACGCTGATGGGGCACTCCACCGGTGGGCTGATCGCCGCGCTGTGGGCCGCCGAGCATCCCGGAGAGGCCGACGGGCTGATCCTCAACTCGCCGTGGATCGATCTCCAGGGGTCCTTCATGGCCAGGTTGGCCGCCGGTCCGGTGTCGCGAGCCGTCACCCAGACCTCGCCGACTGCGGTGCTTCCGCTGCCCAGTCACGACAACTTCGCCCGGTCGGTGCGGCGCGAGTTCGGCGGCGAGTGGGACATCCCGCCCGAGAAGAGCGCCGATGGCCGGTTCGTGGTGCGCGCCGGCTGGCTCGCCGCGGTGCTGGCCGGGCACGCCCGGGTCGAGCAGGGCCTGGGCATCCGGTCGCCGATACTCACCCTCCTGTCGGCCCGCAGCGACCTGACGGCCACCTGGAACGAGGGGATGCGGCGCGCCGACACCGTGCTGGACGTCGAGCGGCTCGCCTCGGCGTCGGTGAGGCTCGGACGCCACCTGACCCTGGTGCGCATCGAGGGAGGGCTGCATGATCTGGTGCTCTCGGCCCCACCGGTGCGCGCCGAGGT harbors:
- a CDS encoding slipin family protein, which produces MNHTEWLFTTIAVVVLVAGILVTCLKIIPEYERAVIFRLGRLRPLHGAGLVFIVPGLDRLVRVDTRTVTLTIPPQEVITQDNVPARVNAVVLFNVTDATDAVMNVENYAVATSQIAQTTLRSVLGRADLDTLLAHREQLNADLREIIEVQTQPWGVDVSVVEIKDVEIPEAMQRAMARQAEAERERRAKVINARGELQASGELKQAADVLSQSPASLQLRYLQTLLELGADQNSTVVFPLPMDILTPLLGHLGDHKEG
- a CDS encoding nitric-oxide reductase large subunit, with product MTNTTKVVSSTRRPMVVGKGWIQGVVLVMLLGFTIMGAVTWATYTDSMPMPEKVATTEGTELFTKADITAGQVIFQNRGLMEYGSIVGHGGYLGPDFTADYLRRATDNTLQQRREAGAHDPTEANKADWRTNRYDEKTGVLTFSPQQASAYQDLVRYYTDYFGKNSHNLGLLADNIKDPVQAKQLTSFFAWTAWASAADRPGKNYSYTNNWPSESRVDNKPTADMVLWSALSLIVLIGGTGIMFAIYGRWSRTIGWHASEVPSLSFIRPRDVGLTKSQRMCSWFFLVIAALFFMQTIVGAAAEHYRSDLTSFFGFDLASWFPYNLARTWHVQLSLFWTAAAFLAGGIFLAPFISGREPKHQGRWTGVLLAAVAIVVFGSLGSEMLSIYGVSWARGPLFGQQWEYLDLPRLYQTLLTVGMFLWVFIIWRSIRGRLKGESRGNMPWVFFFSALSIPAFYAVGQLATSGSHLSVAEFWRFWVVHLWVEDFLELFTTVLVAYIFVMLGVVREKVALGIIYMDVILYSAGGVLGTMHHLYFSGTPSSSMAVGAFFSAAEVIPLTFLTVEAWAFMQLGARQESQSKTPFPHRWCVMFLVAVGFWNFVGAGVFGFIINLPIVSYYEIGTALTANHAHGAMMGVYGMLALALGMFALRYLIPEEKWNDKLAKISFWCTNIGLIWMVFVTLLPLGLLQLYHAVGAGYFEARSLNYITSHRNSVLEWMRMPGDIVFIVGGVLPFLWMAFQGWRFRNRGKTVDELPVESLFTVPGPAGNDPSPADGAEHATTEGPRS
- a CDS encoding dipeptidase, giving the protein MSMSLAERKTELEVRVDDLLEPTIEELTTLVAIRSVSSQEPDGVVANAEHIADLARGAGAADASVVTEGGGLPAVIAHWPAPEGKPTVLLYSHGDVQPTGDLSEWHTEPFVATRKGDRLYGRGTADDKGGVAAHLAAIRAFDGKPPVGVTLFIEGEEEIGSPSMARIIEAHKEELAADVIVIADSVNWDQGEPSLTTSLRGVADCVVEVRTLDHALHSGQFGGIVPDALTTLCRLLATLHDEDGEVAVDGLAAFSGPDLEYPEDRLRTETAILDGVQWVGKGSFVERMWTKPSVSVLAIDATPVAQAINILPATARAKVGLRVAPGDDAAQALKALVHHLETHAEFGAHVTVTPGETGAPGIVRAGRHTGAVVNEAFKLAWGQEPVEMGTGGAIPLVTDLQNTFPDATVLVTAVTDPDSRMHGIDESLHLGDFRRAILTEALLLAGLAE
- a CDS encoding MFS transporter, which gives rise to MSAIPYSRLFSYSGPAFVAVGFGARLPLAMSQLGTMLLVSSPMVAGRMGPGGVAAGAVALANAVGSPIFGSLTDRRGQRGILLLQSLVGGAALVIEAAAAVLGAPWALVALIGAVAGFFMPQVGTMARVRWRAVAAAHPDQKAGILETSFAWEGSADEASFALGPALTGILAVALGPVPAIVGAGVMLVVLGSWFAVHPTVRMVTAATAPGAQTSPTAGARREPVLTPGVVSALVGLLMIGTIFGSVQTGTTTLATAEGRPGLAGLLHALLSVGSATAGLLLPRLARRIGLVRRWHIFATALAILALPLLAVGSLSVLVPELLVLGLAVAPYLITLYSVAERAARPTRIGAVMTLLAATTSLGYSLGTSIAGRLADLGGHTPAYAVTVTAALVACLLGWLLAARVTPGQQRAVPDEGPAGKPTVD
- the purF gene encoding amidophosphoribosyltransferase, which translates into the protein MTRADGLLTADLDPQDHGPQDACGVIGIYSPGEEVAQLLYFGMYALQHRGQESAGMAVSDGDRTMVFKDMGLVSQVFDEATLNALRGGLGIGHTRYSTTGSSVWDNAQPTIRSRPGGGGLALAHNGNLTNSEELETLIAQRDPHAVVPHKDRMDSTSDTTLMTALMATYEGPLDEIAAQVLPILKGAFSLVFMDDTTLCAARDPQGIRPLVLGRLQGGWVVASETAAIDIVGATFVREIEPGEMITISAAGLRSARFAPARPKGCIFEYVYLARPDTVIADRRIHNVRVKIGKILADEAPADADLVIPVPESGTPAAIGYADESGIKYGMGLVKNSYVGRTFIQPSQTLRNLGIRLKLNPLRDVIEGKRLVVVDDSIVRGNTQRQLVRMLREAGAKEVHVRISSPPVKWPCFYGIDFATRAQLIAAGLSTDEICRSIGADSLAYVSLEGLISATHVPADNLCRACFDGVYPVQVPRGVEHMLADSSSAAQPDQPTLPQEFEGDQS
- the purM gene encoding phosphoribosylformylglycinamidine cyclo-ligase; translation: MTPEISTSDATPSAYSLAGVDIAAGERAVTLMKEHVARTHRPEVMGGLGGFAGFFDASALTGYRHPVLATSTDGVGTKVAIAQAMDVHDTIGFDLIGMLVDDLVVVGAEPWFVTDYIACGHVRPERIADVVKGIAAACQKAGCALLGGETAEHPGLLAPDEYDVAGATTGAVEKDDILGPERVAEGDALVAVASSGLHSNGYSLVRNVLLAQAGWTLERNVPELGRTLGEELLTPTTVYAADLLALIKEVPVHAMSHITGGGLANNLSRVLPEHLGATVERDTWAPAPIFGLVQEVGTVSRPDLEATLNMGVGMVLVLPADRANEAVSRLAGRGLGAWRCGTVGPRPADGDAAVQLVGNYLVG
- a CDS encoding DUF3073 domain-containing protein; translated protein: MGRGRAKAKQTKVARDLKYRSVDMDLESLERELRGDQARESQDDGDDELSDKYADLAEKYAHYGDDDQ
- a CDS encoding alpha/beta hydrolase; the protein is MRWGADPLVAGFQSARIALPEAERVAGDPDELHATLIRGHDPRRRRALLYIHGWSDCFYQAHLADEVESWGMDFHALDLRRYGRSLETGQLAGWIDNLDDYALEIDASLAAIGADHDQITLMGHSTGGLIAALWAAEHPGEADGLILNSPWIDLQGSFMARLAAGPVSRAVTQTSPTAVLPLPSHDNFARSVRREFGGEWDIPPEKSADGRFVVRAGWLAAVLAGHARVEQGLGIRSPILTLLSARSDLTATWNEGMRRADTVLDVERLASASVRLGRHLTLVRIEGGLHDLVLSAPPVRAEVFAQMRRWVRAYLP